The DNA sequence AACTATATTTCCAACCTGGATAAAGCCATAGACCAAATGGTGTACATTATTTCATCGAAAAAAATAAATAATATGAAAAACGCCAAACCGGAAGAGAAAAAGCGTCTGTTTACCGAATATTGGGACCAGAAAGATCCATCGCCACAGACAGATGGTAATGAATTAATGAATGAATATTTCCGTCGTGTAAGTTACGCCACCGAACAGTTTGGCTCCTCCATTCGGGAAGGCTGGCGTACGGACATGGGTATGGTCTATATTCTGTTCGGTACTCCCAACGATATTGAACGCCATCCATTTGATTTGGGGAACAAGCCGTATCAAATATGGTACTATTTTGATATCAATCGCCAGTTCGTGTTCGTTGATGATTCCGGTTTTGGAGATTATCGCCTTGTCACCCCCCTTTACGACACCCACCAATCGGCATTTTAAATACGGGATAATCTCTACACTCCGCAGATTTCACCATGCGGCACGGTAAGCCATGAAAAAGAAAATTGCAGTAATCCCCGGCGATGGGACAGGGAAAGAGGTAACCCGGGAAGCGACAAAAGTTCTCGAAACCCTCACCGATCTTAACCTCATTCAGTTCGAAATCACCACCTTTCAATATGGCGCGGATCATTATCTGGAGACAGGTATTGGATTGCCTGATGAAGCCGTAGAGGAATTTCGCAAGAATTATGATGCCATTCTCATGGGATCGTTGGGGGACAGCCGGATTCCCAACATGGCGCATGCCAGAGAAATCATCCTGAAATTGCGTAATAAACTTGACCTGTATATCAACGAACGCTGGATCAAAGTCCTGGATCCCGAACTGTATCCGCTGAACTACGGAAATCCCGAAAAAGTTGATTTTCACATATTTCGTGAATCAACAGAAGGGGCCTTCGTTGCGGCAGGTGGGGCAACCTATGAGCACACAGAAAAGGAAATTGCGGTACAGGAGATGTTGTATACCCGAAAAGGTGTGGAACGTATAATCCGCTATGCATTCGAATATGCGGTGGACCACGGGATGCAGAAAGTCACCATGGCGGATAAAAGCAACGTGTTGCGCTTCACCGACGGCCTTTGGCTGCGAGTATTCCGGGAAGTCAGTGAAGAGTTCGAAGAACAAGTCACGAGCTCGCATGTTTATATTGATCATCTTGCATATGAGTTGCTCAAAAGGCCACAGGAATTCCAGGTAATCGTCACAACTAATCTGTTTGGGGACATTTTATCTGAGATTGGAGCTGTCCTCCAGGGCGGACTCGGACTGGCGGCCTCCGGCAATTACAATCCCGGGGAAATAGGTGTTTTTAAGTCGATTCATGGCTCCGCCCAAAATATCGCCGGGAAAAATATTGTTAATCCATTCGGCGCGATCTTGTCCATTCAATTGATGCTGGAATTTTTCGGGAAACCGAAGTTGGGCCTGTTGATTGAGGATGCTGTAAAGCAATGCCTCCGGAACGGACTGGTGACCAGGGATTTGGACGGCAGCCTGGGTACTCAGGAGGTTGGGGATTCACTTTGCCAGATCCTGGAAAACCTGTATAAGAACCATTCCCGGTGAGATGTAGTGGAGATAGGGTTTAAGGTATAAGAGTATAGGGGTATAGGGGTATAGGGATATAGGGATAAAATGGAGAATCGAGAAAGAAGAAAGGAAATATCCAATATCCAATTTCCAATTTCCAGGTTCACCACACAACAGGAGAAAGCCGTTGGGAGTCATCGCTTCAGCCGTTTTTTGGTTTTGAAAAAAGAATGAAAATTGAAGAAGTGAGAAACAACGAACTAAAGCGCGACGAATGCCGGGACTACCAACGATCAAACGGTAATACTGTATCATTCCGCCGTCGTGGTAAAACGGCGGAAATAAGGTAACCCTTTCTGTTTACACTGCAATAAACCCCACAATTACATAGATAACCAATGCGATTCCGGCGCTGACGAGGGCATACGGAATCTGGGTGTTAACATGGTCAATATGGTCGGTGGCTGCGGCCATGGAGGCCACGACTGTAGTATCCGATATCGGGGAGCAGTGATCGCCGAACACGCCGCCGCCGAGCACGGCGGAAACCGCCAGGGGAATGCTGACCCCTGCGTCCATCGCTAAGGGAAGCGCAAGTGGCATCATAAGCGCAAAAGTACCAAAGGAGGTACCGGTGGAGAATGCGATAAATCCGGCGGTTATAAACACGACGGCCGGAATCAGTGCCGGCGTAAGAAAACCTGAAGCCATGGATGCGATATATTCGCCGGTACCGAGTTCGTTGCATGTATTCCCCAGGGCAAACGCCAGTAGCATAATCGCGCCCAGAGATATCATACCGCCGGCACCTTTCACAGAGACGTCCACCACTTCGGTGACTTTCATAATCCCGGTACTACGATACAGTATGCCAGCAGCGCCAATCGCAAACATTACCGCCCAAAAGACCGATGTTGAGCCTGAACCCTGCGTAATACTTCCATCACCTGTGATATACATGGCTACCGGCATCGTTCCCACCATCACGAGGACCGGAATCACCATATTGCGGGCATGATGCCTGATGTCCGGCTTCGCATCGAGCATTGTGATGCTTTCATCCATCAGCGGCATAGCGCCCTTCCGTAAAAGGGCGCCCGTCTCCCTGATCCTGGTTTCGGCTTTATGCATTGGGCCGAAATCCGATTGACTGAAGATGATATAAAGCACAAAGAGTATGGCTACGATGGAGTAAAAATTCATTGGAATAGACCACAACAGCTGCCGCACCGGATCGTCAATACCCTGGGCAGCGATTAATCCAATGGCAAACGCACCCCACGCATTCAATGGGACCAGCATACAGGCCGGGGCCGACGTGGAATCCAGGATATATGAGAGCTTCTCCCGGCTGATTTTCATGGTGTCAAACAAGGGACGTGAAATTGCTCCGGCGACTAATATCTTGATGCTGCTTTCAATGAATATGATAATCCCGAGAATCCAGACCAGGAGTTGCGCCGTAAAGCGGTTGGTAATGAGTTTTTTCCGGATTACGTAATCCACAAAGCCTTCCACACCGCCAGAACGCTGCATCAGAGCAATTAAACTCCCTACCAGCACGCTAAACAGGATCACGCGGGTGCTGCCGGCGTCAGCGAAAACCGTCACCAGAGAGCCGAGCGCGTCCGTGAGTCCAGCCAGCGGATTCCAGGAATTAAGCAGCATCCAGCCAAACCATATTCCGGAAAACAGGGAGAGGATAACCTGTTTCGTGCGCATTGCCAGGAGTATCGCCACCACCGGCGGGAGAATGACCAGCCAGCCAGGTTCTGTCATAAGAACTGTCCTATGTCGGTTGTCGGGAAGAAATTCGGAGAAAAATAATAAAACCGGGTCCGAAATGCGATGGGTGAATTGCGTATCGCGATCAATCCGCCATTTCTCAACTTGTATTGAAAACGAGAGTTTTGTACTCTTTAATCACTCTTAATGAGTCTGCCAGAGAATTGTTGTATATTACGAGCCTATGAAACCACTCAGGTTTATTCACACTGCTGATTTGCACCTCGGAAGCCCGCTGAAAAGTATCGGCGAGGTTTCCGGAGAGCTACAGGAGCAGCTTCACAACGCCACGTTTACTGCATTGCGACAAATCGTTAGTGCTGCTATTGAGCTGGAGGTGGACTTTGTCCTGATCGCCGGAGATTTATATGATCTGGAATCCAGGAGTATCCGCGCCAACCGAATTGTTGCTCAGCAACTCCGCCGATTGGATGAAGCCGGAATCAACGCTTATCTCATCGCCGGGAATCATGATCCGCTTACCAGAGAAGGAGCGGATGCCTTTGATCTTCCAAAGAATGCCCATGTCTTTGGCACCGAAACGGAAATATGCGAATATTCCAGAGATGGTGAAGTAGTTGCAAGGATTTTAGGGCAATCATACCGTTCGTCATCCGAACCACGGAAAATGTACAGCGGGTTTACGCCGCCGGATGCATCGGTTTGGAATATCGGGATGCTGCATACAGCGCTTGACCCGAATAACACAAGATACGTTCCCTGCCATCCTGACGATTTGGCCTCAAAACAAGAAATTCACTACTGGGCGTTAGGTCATGTCCATCAACAGCGGGTTGTGCAATCCGGAGAGCAGCCGATTGTCTATCCCGGGAATCCGCAGGGACGCGATACCGGCGAAACCGGTATCAATGGATGCGTACTTGTTGAAATGACACCGGGCGAGGAACCGGATATCTCGACGATCCCGACTTCGTCAATTATCTGGGATATCAAAGACATCAGCATTGATCCGGGTGATTCTGAGCCACCAGAATCAATTGATGCTTTACTCGATCAATTCCGAAGTGCAATCGAAGATATGCCTGACGAAAATTATATAGACGAACCTATACTGCCGGCACATCCCAATTTCGAGGACGAATATAGGATCGATGGTCACATCATCCGGTGGCACGTGACAGGGAAAGGGCCGCTTCATGACGAGCTGGCCAAAAATCGGGAGGAGGCTGGCGAAACAATCACCGAGGTTCTTCGTGAGGAATTTGGGCAAATGTCGCCATTCGTCTGGACCGAATCCGTTCGGATTCGCACCGGAAAACCGGTCCCACCGATCGAGGAACTCGCCGGGAACAGCGAACTATTCAGCGACATCCGAAAAATTATGGATGAGTTCTCATCCGGGGAGCCATCCGTAGACTTCGATGATATTTTGGGCAAGATATGGGATACATCAGGTGATTACGAGAATATGAATCCGGAACGGTTTGTCGCCGGGCAGAGAGATATTGAAGGGTTCATCGAAGAAGCCGGCCAGCGAATTGTCGAGAGTATCCTGGAACGGAGAGACGACTCATGATCATCAAATCTCTCCTGATACAGGACTTTGGCATAATTCAGGGGCAGGAACTTCGGGACTTGAATAATGGGATCAATGTGATCGCCGGGCCGAATCGTGCCGGAAAAACAACCCTGATGCAGTTGCTTCGATATCTGGGGTATAAATTTCCGAAAACAGATCTTATGCCAGCGCCAAAAGTCTCTCGCCGGGCCAGGGCAACGATGCAACTCGAGGACGGCGCAGAAGTTATTCTGGAGCGGGACGGGCAGTCTGATCCTGTCCTCGCGGTTACCAGTGGCAGCAGGGATATTTCCATAGAGGACATTTTTCATGTAGATGATTTTACCTATCGTCAACTATTTACTATCAGCCTGGATGAGTTGCGCAGATTCCCGGCAGGTGTAGATGGTAAAAAAGAGAGCCGTCGGCTGCAGTCGGTGTTACTTGGTGCAGGATTGACGGATGCGGCCAATTTGTCCGAGGTTTTGCGGGATTTTCGGAAGCAAGCGGAGGATATTGGGGGGAAGCACGGAAATCAACGGGTTTCGGAGTTTAAAGATCACAATCAGGATATAAGGGAGGCCGTTGAACAGCGGAAGGAGGCCAACCAACAAATCCGGATCTACCAGGAGAACCTGGAAGAAAAAAACGAGGTCGAATCTGAGCTGGCTGCACTAAAAGAGCAGAAGTCTTCTCTGGAAAAACGGCGCGTCCGGCTGGAGTTTTTGCATCAGTATGCGGAAACATTTTTAAATTATCGGAATTTGACCGATGAATTATCCGGTGAAGAGAACCGGGAGTTACTCACTGATTTCGAAGAAGAATATTTGTCGACAGCCAAACGCTTGCTGGAAACATACCCTGAGGTCATAGAGAAGTACGGAGAGGCAAAGCGGGATTTTAAGCGTCAGGTGCCCGGTGATAAGTGGCAGGAAGTGAAAAACTCGCTACTGAATGCAACTGACGAAATTCGACGCTGGGAGCGGGAACTCTCGGGACTCCGGGAACAGATACAAACCTTTCGAAATGAACAACAACAGATCGCGGAGAAACGAGAGGAAATTGCCACGGATTTAGGGCAGGTAAACTCCGACTGGGGCGAAGATTTTACAGCCCTTGAGACGATCCGGACTGACCGGGTTGATCGCGCAGTACTCCGCGAAAAAATTGCCGAATTCCTCAGAGTAACCGACCGGAAGAGAGGCGCCAGCCAGGAGATTGATACGCTCGAACAGCAAGTCGAGTCGATAGAGGATGAAATTTCAGAAATTGAATCGCACCGGAAAATCGACCCTGTGAAAATGTATGGAGTCGGGTTGTTAATCATAATCTCAGGAATTCTCCTGGGAATACTGACCTACCCCTGGATTGGTTTACTGGTGGGAATTGGCGGTGTTGGAGTGCTGGTGGTCAGATATCTGGGCGAAACAGAAGCCCGGCAGCAGATGAGTCGGCTTGAATCGGAATTGCGGCAAACGAAGAAACAGTTACAGTCCCGAAAGTCAGAACTTGAAGATCTTGAAAGTAAGTGGGAAAAATTAAACGAAGAGGTTGGCCAATACCGTGATACCCTGGGATTACCGGCTGAGGTACACCCGGAGAGTCTCCGGAATTATTTTGACGATGTAGCAGATCTCAAGAAACGTATAGCACAGTGGAACTCCCAGCGTGAAGACCTGAAGCGGGCAGAGCAAGATATATTGGAAAACCTGGATGATCTCCGCGGTGTCCTGGACAATATTTATCCGGAGGATATTGGGGAACCCGCTATTGACGATGCAGACGAATTGATGCATCGAATAACGCAGGCATCGGAGTGGCTGGACTCGGCGAAAGATCTCAATTCTCTGGAAGAACAGAAGGAAGACCAGGAGAAACAAATACATCGCATCTGTTTTCCGGATTCGGGACAGATGAACCTGGACGATGCGCCGTCTACCAGTGAAGATTATATTCGCTCTCTTGAAGAGTTTGTTGAGGAAGGACAAAGATATTCTGAGCTGACGGAAAAGGAGGACGAGGCGGAAAGGTTAGCATATTCTCTGGAAAACGGTTTTAACGCCCGTGTCAAGAGTGTATTCACCAAAGACTCCATGGAGGACGCCCCGGACACTCTTGAGGATTTACTCAATATTTTGGAGGAATATTACGAGCAATTTGCCAGTGAAAAGGAGATAGCCGATAACCTTCGATCGGTGGAAAATTCCATTGAGCAGGTGACCGGAGAGATTACGGATGCGCAGAAGCGCGTGGAACGCCTGAACGTTCGCCTGGAAGAATTGGCGACCACGGAAAAGCTGGAACAGGCCCAGGAACAGATCGACAAGGCCAGGAGCCGCCTTGAACCGCTTGCGAGGGAATTTGCGATAAACAGGATTGCAACCGCTATTCTGGAGCAGGCCCAGGAGCGATTTATGCATCGAACGCGGGATGAACTTCTTACGTCAGCCAGTGAATATTTTAGGAGAATCACTTCTGACGACTATGCAAGTATCGCCCTTCCAAAAGAACTGGAAAATGCTGATTTCGTGAGCCTGACCGAGGACGGAAATTCGGTGGAGACCACCCGGTACCTGAGCCGGGGCACCAGAGAACAACTGTTCATGAGCGTCCGGCTGAGTCGCATCAAAGAGATTACACCGCCGCTGCCGGTTATCCTGGACGACAGTCTGGTGAATTTTGACAGTGCACATCGGAGACAGGCAGTTCGGGTGCTACAGGAATTGGCAAAAACGAATCAGATATTTGTGATGACCTGTCATCCCGAACTCGTGGAATTCCTTCATGAGGCTGGTGACGAGATAAGTTATATGACAATCGACGCCGGAGTAATCGCCGGGAGCAGTTATACTAAAGTACTGGAGCATCTCCGTAGATAATTACCTGGTGTGAAAAAGTAGTACGTACTGCGCAGCGGGGGACTCGAAACTGGAACACCTCAACACTCGAACACTCCGCCGCAGGAGGATACACTGCCGTTAAAACCGTAACATTGGAAAAAGTCCCATGAATAAGTCATTCCTCATCTGTCTTGGAGTTGCATCTGCATTTGTATTAACTGGAAACCTGCAACTGTTTGCGCAGGGTACCGATGAATTCGGTCGATATGAGCGGAAATCTATCTCCTATATCCCTGCCGTGTATATTCCGCGCTCAGAAGCCTATGAGATGAAAAATCATGAGATCGAATTTCTCATTGAGACAGTGAAAGACTACATCGAAATGCCCCGGTTCGATTACAACGAACTACCGGAAGAGATTACGGATACATTTGTGAAGCGCGCCCGGAAAAAGGGCGGTGTGACGCCATCCGAAATGAAGGAATTGCTGAACGAAACCGTTGTCCCGGTGATTATGGACATCCTGAACACCCAGGCGGAAATCCGGGCCAGAGATTTGGTCACCGATGAGCAAAAAGAACAGTTCATAGCTACAAAGGCTCAGTCGTATGGGATTAACGCCGATCAACTCGAAACCATATTGAATTCCGCTTACCTATATATCCCGTATGTCGATTGGGTAAATTTTGATAAGGACGAAGGAATGTTTACCTGTACAGTGCGGGGTGGATTGCTCTGGTTTCACGTTATACCTGACTCTGAAAATCCACGCGTTGAGTCTTTGTTAACCCAGGAGACCAGCTCATTTGGAAAGGGACAGGATGATCAGCGGTACTCTTTCCGGAGTAAACTCCTGGATGGCGATGAATTCGCACTGTATTCGGCGGTAGACAACTTCGCCCGGAATTTGCAGGTGGCAACCCAGTCAATACCGGAATTTCAGCTCACGGGAATGGTCCAATACGTGAATAAGCAGAAGGTGGATTTTGATTTAGGCCGCCGTGAAGGTATCAAGGTAGATGATGGCTTTTTCATCAAGGAACAGTACCAGTCAGGAGATGGAGAGATTGATCAGCGCAAGGTCGGTTTTGTCCGTACCGTCTCTGTCGGCGACAACACAGACGATCAGATAGCAGCATCGCAAGCAGTTGCCGTTACCGGAAACGAATTCACACGAGGAATGGCGTTGGTTGAGCATCCCCGGCTGCCGCTCGATATCAGTTTTAGGATTAGGACGTTGAATTATAATCTCTACAAAAATAGCGGGTACATCGCGATCGATTTTCCGTTCACCAAGACGGAAATTCTGGAGGCATATTTTGTGGAAAGTTATTCAGGCGGGATCCCGGCGGTGGATCTGGAAGCAGCTTACCACATCGGTCGCTGGTTCGACGTCCCAATGCTCTTGGCAAACGTAGGAGCAACTGCTGGCGTCGTTCCTGTAGAAGTACAAGTGCGTACCTTCGAGGATCACCAATATCATTGGGAATCCACAAACCCCACGCTGTTTCAGTTCCGGTTCGGATTAACCCAAAAATATTTTTACCGACGGTTCGGCCTCCAGTTCGGCGCAGATGTCGGACTCTCGGCTATGTCAGCCACCGATCAGATCTGGTGGTTTAACGAAGACTTCGAGCTGGAACAATATAATATTTCACTCTCAAACAGAACTGTAGGAGGATCACTATACGGCGGTTTCGAAATGTTCCTGACGCCGGATATCACTGCCGGATTCGTTACCGGATTCCAGGCCTACCCTGAATCAGCCGCCTGGAGCTTTGATGTTGCCAGCGATTCCTACGATATTACCAACCTTGCAGAAGATCGGCCGAGTTATGACATCTCCGGTCGATTTATGAGCGTGTATGTCCAGTATCGGCCGCCGGCGCTCCCGTTTGATCCCTGGAATCTGATACGGGCCTCCCTGGGGATTTAATACTACAGGTATAAGGTATAAGGGTATAGGGGGAAAAGATGGAAAAAGGAGAAGGGAGAATGGAGAAGGGTAAAAGATTAACTGCGAAGAAAATATGAAAATTGCAGAATGAAAAATGAAGAAGGAACAAGATGAATGTCCAACCGCCCCACAGGGATCTCTGTGGGAGGGGTGGAGTTGTGTTGGAAAAAATAATTAGTAGAATGCAAGAGGTGAAAAATCCGGAGAGCGGCTACAAACGCCAACCTATGAAAATTCGACTCGAACACTCGCACACTCGAACACTTGAACACTATCTACAACCCTCGGTGCTAAATTCAGACTGGAGAATTACCTATATGCATAAGTTAAAGTTATTTCTCAGTATAATGCTGTTACTGTCTTTTGTCGGCTGCGCAGGTACGAACCAGCAACAGTCTAAAAGCGATACAGCGACGGATACGGGAGAATCCGCCTATGCCCTGGATCAGGAGTTGCCTGTTGGACCGCATGTTGAAAAGGGGCAGTTTGCCAATGGGCTGACCTATTACATCCGAAAAAACTCCCGGCCAGAGAATCGGATGGAGCTGCGCCTGGTTGTGAATGCCGGTTCAATCCTGGAAGACGAAAATCAACAGGGTTTGGCACATTTCACTGAGCATATGGCGTTCAACGGGACGGAGCACTTTGAGAAACAGGAACTGGTGAATTATCTGGAGTCCATCGGGATGCGGTTTGGTCCGGATATTAATGCGTATACCAGTTTCGACGAAACCGTCTATATGCTACAGCTACCGACAGACAGTGCTTCGGTCATGAAGGAGGGATTTCAGGTGCTGGAAGACTGGGCGCATGCATTAACATTTACTCATGAGGAAATAGACAAGGAGCGGGGCGTTGTGCAGGAAGAGTGGCGCCTCGGCCGTGGTGTACAGGCCAGGATACGGGAAGAACAGTACCCGATACTTTTTCACAATTCCCGGTATGCGGAGCGGCTACCGATAGGTAAAAAGGCGGTACTCGACACCTTTCACTACGAGGCGCTTACCTCGTATTACAATACTTGGTACCGCCCGGAACTGATGGGCGTTGTTGCTATCGGGGATTTTGATCCTGGGCGAATACACACACTTATTGGAGAGCATTTTCAGTCGCTGGAACCAAAACCCGAAGCGCCGGAGCGAAAAATATATCAGGTTCCGGATCATGAGGAGACGCTTTTCGCCATCGCATCCGACCCGGAAGCCACGCAATCTGGCGTCTCCATTTATTACAAGCAGCCTGCAACACATGAAGAAACTGTGGCTGATTACCGGCAAGGCATCGTGGAGCGCCTGTACAACCAAATGTTCAACCAGCGGCTGTCTGAGTTGACGCAAACCGAAGATCCGCCATTCCTCAGTGGATATTCAGGGCAGGGACAGTTTGTCCGGTCTAAGGAGTTTTACTATCTCGGCGCCACGGTGGAAGATAATGGCCTACTGCGGGGATTTGAAACGCTGTTGACCGAAGCGGAGCGGGTGAGAAAGCACGGTTTTACAGCGACCGAGTTGGAGCGGGAAAAACAGTCGATTCTCCGGTCAATCGAACAGACGTACCGCGAACGCAACAAGACTAGATCGCGTCGATATGCCTCCGAGTATATCCGGAACTTCCTGTTTAATGAGCCAATCCCGGGAATCGAATATGAGTATGCCGTATACCGGGAATATGTCCCGACGATTAGCCTGGAGGAGGTGAACCAACTGGCGGAGGAGTGGATTACGGATAAAAATCGGGTGGTTATGACCGAATCGCCGGAAAAGGAAGGGAACCGTATTCCCGGTGAAGAAGATCTCCGTGGAATCATGCAAAAAGTTGCTGATAAAGACATCGTGGCGTACAAGGATGACGTCAAAGATCAACCGCTAATGGAAAAGGTGCCTGAACCCGCTGAGATTGTCGCCGATACCATCTACGAAGATGTCGGGGTGACGGAATGGACGCTGGCAAACGGAATCCGGGTTGCACTGAAACCGACGGATTTCAAGAATGACGAGGTGCGTTTCGCATCCTTTAGTTGGGGAGGAACTTCTCTTGTTCCGGACTCCAATCTGATTCCGGCAGAGACGGCGATAAGTATAATCGGACAAAGTGGAGTAGGTGACTTCAGCGAGATCCAGCTGGGTAAGCTGCTTTCGGATAAGGTCGTCAGCGTAAGTCCGTATATCGGTCAGCTCAGTGAAGGAATGTCCGGCAGCGCTTCCCCCGAAGATCTGGAGACCATGTTCCAACTGATTTCTCTCTATTTTACCGAAATACGACGGGACAGTACGGCCTTTGCATCGTTCAAATCCCGGTATAAGGCCTATTATGCTAATCAGGGCGCCAACCCTGAGAGAGCCTATCAGGATACGTTAACTACCACTCTGACTCAGCATCACCCACGGTTCAAACCGTATACTGTGGAGACCTTTGAGCAAATGGATCTGGACAAGTCCATGCATATTTACCGCGAGCGCTTTGCCGATGCCGGGGAGTTTACCTTTGTATTCGTCGGGAATTTCAATCCTGATTCGCTCAAACCGCTGGTCAAAACATATCTTGGTAGTCTCAAAGATTTACCAGGTGAAGAACAGTGGCGGGATGTGACCTATTCGTATCCGGACTCGGTTATTAAAAAGACAGTGAGAAAAGGGATTGAACCCAAAGCACGCACGGCCATCGCCTTTACGGGAATGGAAGATTGGACCCCGAAGAAAAGATATGTGGCTAGTGCGCTGACTGATTATCTGAGTATTAAACTCCGGGAAGTCGTCCGCGAGGATTTGGGCGGGACCTACGGTGTGTCAGTCAACGGTCGATTCCCGAGACTTCCCAGAGAAAGATATCGCATCCGGATATCGTTTGGAGCCGATCCCGAACGCATCCAGGAGTTAACTGACGTGGTATTTGCCCAGATTGACAGCCTGAAGGAGCATGGTGTTGGCAAAGAATACCTCCAAAAAATTACGGAGATTGACCTTAGAAACCACGAGACCAACCTGAAGGAAAACAGTTACTGGATGAATCAGATCAAGAATGCCTACTATTACGGAACGGATATGGGGAATATACTCACGTACCCGGATCTTGTGAATAGTATCACGACGGCTGACATTCAAAAAGCCGCGCAACGGTACCTCAATATGGATGACTATGTACAGATAACTTTGCTACCTGAACAACAGTAACTGACTGGAGTATTGAGGTCTCATGTGTTGAAGTGGAAATGTGTGATGTGAAAATGACCAGGTACAAAAATTGAGTTTTCAGTTTAGCCTCTATGCATTAAAAACAAGTCGATCACAGGAGGCATTAATCTATCTACCTACTCCTAATATAAATACGGTTTTTACTTGAACACCTGAACACTCGAACACTATAACACTGTAGTTATTCTCCCGACGGTACCAACCCAATCACATCCTGCATTGCCTGATGAATTTTCCCGTTGGATGCCAGAATTTCGCCGTCGAATATGGTTGAT is a window from the Candidatus Neomarinimicrobiota bacterium genome containing:
- a CDS encoding insulinase family protein; protein product: MHKLKLFLSIMLLLSFVGCAGTNQQQSKSDTATDTGESAYALDQELPVGPHVEKGQFANGLTYYIRKNSRPENRMELRLVVNAGSILEDENQQGLAHFTEHMAFNGTEHFEKQELVNYLESIGMRFGPDINAYTSFDETVYMLQLPTDSASVMKEGFQVLEDWAHALTFTHEEIDKERGVVQEEWRLGRGVQARIREEQYPILFHNSRYAERLPIGKKAVLDTFHYEALTSYYNTWYRPELMGVVAIGDFDPGRIHTLIGEHFQSLEPKPEAPERKIYQVPDHEETLFAIASDPEATQSGVSIYYKQPATHEETVADYRQGIVERLYNQMFNQRLSELTQTEDPPFLSGYSGQGQFVRSKEFYYLGATVEDNGLLRGFETLLTEAERVRKHGFTATELEREKQSILRSIEQTYRERNKTRSRRYASEYIRNFLFNEPIPGIEYEYAVYREYVPTISLEEVNQLAEEWITDKNRVVMTESPEKEGNRIPGEEDLRGIMQKVADKDIVAYKDDVKDQPLMEKVPEPAEIVADTIYEDVGVTEWTLANGIRVALKPTDFKNDEVRFASFSWGGTSLVPDSNLIPAETAISIIGQSGVGDFSEIQLGKLLSDKVVSVSPYIGQLSEGMSGSASPEDLETMFQLISLYFTEIRRDSTAFASFKSRYKAYYANQGANPERAYQDTLTTTLTQHHPRFKPYTVETFEQMDLDKSMHIYRERFADAGEFTFVFVGNFNPDSLKPLVKTYLGSLKDLPGEEQWRDVTYSYPDSVIKKTVRKGIEPKARTAIAFTGMEDWTPKKRYVASALTDYLSIKLREVVREDLGGTYGVSVNGRFPRLPRERYRIRISFGADPERIQELTDVVFAQIDSLKEHGVGKEYLQKITEIDLRNHETNLKENSYWMNQIKNAYYYGTDMGNILTYPDLVNSITTADIQKAAQRYLNMDDYVQITLLPEQQ